GGGATCTCCAGTCGACGATGATTTGCTCTTGATTTTCACGCTGATATAAGGAGGTCTTCCCGATATAATGCTTCTCCACCTTGCCGGAGCCCTCATGTTGAAAATCGATCCGGGCAAAGTAAGGTTTCGTCTTTGCTTTCGTAAGGGACTCCAATTCTTCTTTGGACATCTCAAAAAAGCTTGAGTTCGTCAAGATATCGATGTAGGCGGCACTCGACTCTCCCCAATCAATATCTCCAAAAGCTTTTTCCATGTTTTCCTTATACTTTTCCTTACTCGTCAGGGATGTGCTGATGACTACATCAATATAGCGCTTCGTAAACTCTAAGCGCTCTGATTCAATTGAAAAATCGGGATGAATAGGCGATTCCTTTGTCATACATTTCTCCTTCCAATTGTTTTAGCCGCAATGGAGAAAAAACGTCTTGCCACTTCCACCGAGGTAACGACTCTCAGTGGGGAAAACGTTAATTAAGACATATCGAAATCTGTAAAAATTATGTAGGCGTTTGGGAGCAGAAATATATGTTATCAGATAATTCAGGAATAGACAAGTAGAAAAACCCTTCACCTAAATAGATGAAGGGTCCTTCACTTGATCCACCGTAAACACAATCTGAAAACCAGTGCCCTTACCCACTCGGCTCTCCACGGTAATGACACCCCTCATGGCCTCGATGATCCGGTAAGAAACCATCAGCCCGAGGCCCGTTCCCTTTTCCTTCGTAGAGAAATAAGGTTCGCCAAGTCTCTCTTGTTGATCCGGGGTCATTCCGACGCCGGTATCAGTGATGGAAATGCTTACGGTCCCTTTTTGGACCTTCGAAAGAATGGTGAGTGTGCCCCCATCAGGCATGGATTCAATGGCGTTTTTCATGATGTTGAGAAAGGCCTGTTGGAAACTGCGGGTGTTCCCTACGATGGAGGCATCCTCGATCTGTTTATGTACGAGCACCGATTGTTGATTGCTCAAGGGCTCAACCATGTCGGCGAGCTTATGCAGCTGCTCCGAAACGGAGATGTTCTCCACTTGATCCGGATCCGGTTTGGCAAACGTCAGATAATCGTTGATGATTTCTTCTGCCCGGTTCAGTTCGGATGATGCGATCGTTAGATATTGTTCCCTTTTCCCTACAGGAAGATTTTCCTGATGGAGAAGCCTCAGGAAACCCTTGATCACCGTTAAAGGATTTTTCACCTCATGGGAAATGCTGGCGGCCAGTTGTGCGAGTACTTCCATCTTTTCTATTTTCACAAGTGCCTGTTTGATTTGAATCTGTTTCAGCAACGTCTCACATATGTATGTCAGGATCAGCATGCCCAGGGAAGGGAGGAAAATAAAATTTATCAGATAGCTTTCGTCGATCACAAACACAGTCATCGCTTTCGCAATAAGAGCTGCTACGATGGAATGAACTGTAAAAAGCACTACAGAGAATATAATCTTCTTCCGGCTTGATAACCGGTTGAAATCGAACCATTTCATCCCGATGACCGTCAAGAGGTAGATCACGGCATATATCACGAATGCCACCATACTCCAACTGTAGATCATCGTCCTGGATACCAATAAGACAGCGAGCAATGCGAGACCTGTAAATGGCCCCCCATACAGAATGCCGAGAACAAACGGGATCATCCTGAGATCGTGGACACAGTAGGGGTTATTGTATATGGGGGAAAGCATGCACAGAATAATGGCCATACCTAAAGAAACAAGGGTTGCGAGCCTTGTATACCAACCGTGTATCATCTTTTTTTCAACAAGGAAAAAAATTAAAAAAATACTCAAAATGATATAAAAGAAATTATTAATGACATCCTGATTAAAAATAATCATCCGACCCTTTGACCTTTCACAGAAATTGTCTTCTTTATAAAAATTCTACCATACTAATCCCTCTATCGTTACAATTATATATGTAACACGGGATTTACATAAGAGAACTCTCCTGTACACCTACAGGAGAGCCATCACCTTACACCGTTTTCAATTGTTCGCCAAGATATTTTGCCAGCTGGAGCATTCCGTATTGCCCGGACTT
The DNA window shown above is from Rossellomorea vietnamensis and carries:
- a CDS encoding sensor histidine kinase: MIHGWYTRLATLVSLGMAIILCMLSPIYNNPYCVHDLRMIPFVLGILYGGPFTGLALLAVLLVSRTMIYSWSMVAFVIYAVIYLLTVIGMKWFDFNRLSSRKKIIFSVVLFTVHSIVAALIAKAMTVFVIDESYLINFIFLPSLGMLILTYICETLLKQIQIKQALVKIEKMEVLAQLAASISHEVKNPLTVIKGFLRLLHQENLPVGKREQYLTIASSELNRAEEIINDYLTFAKPDPDQVENISVSEQLHKLADMVEPLSNQQSVLVHKQIEDASIVGNTRSFQQAFLNIMKNAIESMPDGGTLTILSKVQKGTVSISITDTGVGMTPDQQERLGEPYFSTKEKGTGLGLMVSYRIIEAMRGVITVESRVGKGTGFQIVFTVDQVKDPSSI